The Mycolicibacterium mageritense genome contains a region encoding:
- a CDS encoding AI-2E family transporter, translated as MPSDSVAYESVTPLVRKAAAWSWRLLIILAAVIAVLWLIKRLEVLVVPVALATMVTALLLPAVDFMDRYGFPRGAAVALVLLAGIAVVGGILTFVVSQFIEGAPALVEQMTRSIDGVRHWLINGPPHLSKEQIDQAGNTAIDALRNNQEKLTTGALSTAGTLTELVTGALLMLFTLIFLLHGGRNIFGFVSKVFPVDVRERVRDAGRAGFHSLVGYVRATFLVALVDAVGIGTGLAIMGIPLALPLASLVFMGAFIPLVGAVIAGFLAVVVALLAKGFIYALITLGLIIAVQQLEGHVLQPLVMGRAVSIHPLAVVLAIAGGGVLAGIVGALLAVPAVAVINSAVRVLLAENPSAEEARQEAQAGAGVIIDAEPDEPEE; from the coding sequence ATGCCATCGGATTCTGTTGCTTATGAATCGGTAACGCCCCTTGTCCGTAAGGCCGCCGCGTGGTCGTGGCGGTTGCTGATCATCCTGGCCGCCGTAATCGCCGTGCTGTGGTTGATCAAACGGTTGGAAGTGCTCGTGGTTCCCGTGGCGCTGGCCACCATGGTCACCGCGTTGCTGTTGCCCGCCGTGGACTTCATGGACCGGTACGGATTTCCGCGCGGCGCGGCCGTGGCGCTCGTGCTGCTCGCCGGGATCGCGGTCGTCGGCGGCATCCTGACCTTCGTGGTCAGCCAGTTCATCGAGGGCGCGCCGGCCCTGGTCGAGCAGATGACCCGCAGCATCGACGGCGTCCGGCACTGGCTGATCAACGGCCCGCCGCACCTCAGCAAGGAACAGATCGACCAGGCGGGCAACACCGCGATCGATGCGCTGCGCAACAACCAGGAAAAGCTGACCACCGGGGCGCTGTCCACCGCGGGCACGCTCACCGAGCTGGTCACCGGCGCCCTGCTGATGCTGTTCACGCTGATCTTCCTGCTGCACGGCGGCCGGAACATCTTCGGGTTCGTGTCCAAGGTGTTCCCGGTCGACGTGCGGGAACGGGTGCGCGACGCGGGCCGGGCCGGGTTCCACTCCCTCGTCGGCTACGTGCGGGCCACGTTCCTGGTGGCCCTCGTCGACGCCGTCGGCATCGGCACGGGCCTGGCGATCATGGGCATTCCCCTGGCCCTGCCGCTGGCCTCCCTGGTCTTCATGGGTGCGTTCATCCCGCTGGTCGGTGCCGTCATCGCGGGCTTCCTGGCGGTCGTGGTGGCGCTGCTGGCCAAGGGCTTCATCTACGCCTTGATCACGCTGGGCCTGATCATCGCCGTGCAGCAGCTGGAGGGCCATGTGCTGCAGCCGCTCGTGATGGGCCGCGCGGTGTCGATCCATCCGCTGGCCGTGGTGCTCGCGATCGCCGGTGGTGGTGTGTTGGCAGGCATCGTGGGCGCGCTGTTGGCGGTGCCCGCCGTGGCCGTGATCAACAGCGCGGTGCGCGTGCTCCTGGCCGAGAACCCGTCCGCCGAGGAGGCCCGGCAGGAGGCTCAGGCCGGCGCGGGCGTGATCATCGACGCCGAACCGGACGAACCCGAGGAGTAA
- a CDS encoding phosphoenolpyruvate carboxykinase (GTP) encodes MTSATIPGLDTAPTKHQGLLAWVQEVAELTQPERVVFADGSEEEFNRLSAHLVEAGTFKRLDDAKLPNSYLALSDPSDVARVESRTFICTEREIDAGPTNNWMDPAEMRGIMTDLYRGSMRGRTMYVVPFCMGPLGAEDPKLGVEITDSEYVVVSMRTMTRMGQAALDKLGDDGFFVKALHSIGAPLEPGQADVPWPCNDTKYITHFPETREIWSFGSGYGGNALLGKKCYSLRIASAMAHDEGWLAEHMLIVKLISPENKAYFIAAAFPSACGKTNLAMIQPTIPGWRAETVGDDIAWMRFGKDGRLYAVNPEFGFFGVAPGTNWSSNPNAMKTIEAGNTVFTNVALTDDNTVWWEGLEGEPDHLIDWKGNDWILRETESKAAHPNSRYCTPISQCPTLAPEWDDPQGVPISAILFGGRRKTTVPLITEARDWQHGVFIGATLGSEQTAAAEGKVGTVRRDPMAMLPFLGYNVGDYFQHWINIGKNADESKMPKVFFVNWFRRGADGRFLWPGFGENSRVLKWAIERIEHKADGRSTPIGIVPTAADLDLSGLDVDPADVDEALAVNVDEWRAELPLIEEWFEFVGEKLPTGIKDEFDALKHRLDEEG; translated from the coding sequence ATGACCTCAGCGACCATTCCGGGGCTGGATACCGCACCGACCAAGCATCAGGGCCTCCTGGCCTGGGTTCAGGAGGTCGCGGAACTGACTCAGCCGGAACGGGTGGTTTTCGCCGACGGTTCGGAGGAGGAGTTCAACCGCCTCTCGGCGCACCTGGTCGAGGCGGGAACCTTCAAACGGCTCGACGACGCGAAGCTGCCCAACTCCTACCTGGCCCTGTCGGACCCGTCCGACGTCGCCCGTGTCGAGTCCCGCACCTTCATCTGCACCGAGCGTGAAATCGACGCCGGTCCGACCAACAACTGGATGGACCCGGCCGAGATGCGCGGCATCATGACCGACCTCTACCGCGGCTCGATGCGCGGCCGCACCATGTACGTGGTGCCGTTCTGCATGGGGCCGCTGGGTGCGGAGGATCCCAAGCTCGGCGTCGAGATCACCGACTCGGAGTACGTCGTCGTCTCGATGCGCACCATGACCCGCATGGGCCAGGCCGCGCTCGACAAGCTCGGCGACGACGGCTTCTTCGTCAAGGCGCTGCACTCGATCGGTGCGCCGCTTGAGCCCGGCCAGGCTGACGTCCCGTGGCCGTGCAACGACACCAAATACATCACGCACTTTCCCGAGACCCGCGAGATCTGGAGCTTCGGTTCGGGCTACGGCGGCAACGCGCTGCTGGGTAAGAAGTGCTATTCGCTGCGTATCGCGTCGGCCATGGCGCACGACGAGGGCTGGCTCGCCGAGCACATGCTGATCGTCAAGCTGATCTCCCCGGAGAACAAGGCGTACTTCATCGCGGCCGCGTTCCCGTCGGCATGCGGCAAGACCAACCTCGCGATGATCCAGCCCACCATCCCGGGCTGGCGCGCCGAGACCGTCGGCGACGACATCGCGTGGATGCGCTTCGGCAAGGACGGCCGGCTCTACGCCGTCAACCCCGAGTTCGGGTTCTTCGGCGTCGCGCCGGGCACCAATTGGTCGTCGAACCCCAACGCCATGAAGACCATCGAGGCGGGCAACACCGTCTTCACCAACGTGGCCCTGACCGACGACAACACCGTGTGGTGGGAGGGTCTGGAAGGCGAGCCCGACCATCTCATCGACTGGAAGGGCAACGACTGGATCCTCCGCGAGACGGAGTCCAAGGCCGCGCACCCGAACTCGCGTTACTGCACCCCGATCTCGCAGTGCCCGACGCTGGCGCCCGAGTGGGACGACCCGCAGGGCGTGCCGATCTCGGCGATCCTGTTCGGTGGCCGCCGCAAGACCACGGTGCCGCTGATCACCGAGGCCCGCGACTGGCAGCACGGCGTCTTCATCGGCGCCACGCTCGGCTCCGAGCAGACCGCGGCCGCCGAGGGCAAGGTCGGCACCGTCCGCCGCGATCCGATGGCGATGCTGCCGTTCCTCGGCTACAACGTGGGTGACTACTTCCAGCACTGGATCAACATCGGCAAGAACGCCGACGAGTCGAAGATGCCGAAGGTGTTCTTCGTCAACTGGTTCCGCCGCGGCGCCGACGGCCGGTTCCTGTGGCCCGGATTCGGTGAGAACAGCCGCGTGCTGAAGTGGGCCATCGAGCGCATCGAGCACAAGGCCGACGGCCGCTCGACCCCGATCGGTATCGTGCCGACCGCGGCCGACCTCGACCTGTCCGGTCTGGACGTCGACCCGGCCGACGTCGACGAGGCCCTCGCCGTAAACGTCGACGAGTGGCGGGCCGAGCTGCCGCTGATCGAGGAGTGGTTCGAGTTCGTCGGTGAGAAGCTGCCGACCGGCATCAAGGACGAGTTCGACGCCCTCAAGCACCGCTTGGACGAAGAGGGATAA
- a CDS encoding NYN domain-containing protein → MQHDEQADEIGVSAASPHRVLLVWDAPNLDMGLGSILGGRPTAAHRPRFDALGRWLLSYTAELSAHQPDVSLEPEATVFTNIAPGSADVVRPWVEALRNVGFAVFAKPKIDDDSDVDSDMLDHIALRRSEGLAAVLVASADGQAFRQPLEDIAREGTPVQVLGFREHASWALASDTLEFVDLEDIPGVFREPLPRIGLDSLPEQGAWLQPFRPLSSLLTSRV, encoded by the coding sequence ATCCAACACGACGAACAGGCCGACGAGATCGGTGTGTCCGCGGCCAGCCCGCACCGCGTGCTGCTGGTCTGGGACGCCCCCAACCTGGACATGGGTCTCGGATCCATCCTCGGCGGCAGGCCGACCGCGGCGCACCGGCCCCGGTTCGACGCGCTGGGCCGCTGGCTGCTGTCCTACACCGCCGAGCTGTCCGCCCATCAACCCGACGTGTCGCTCGAGCCCGAAGCCACCGTCTTCACCAACATCGCCCCAGGTAGCGCCGATGTCGTTCGACCGTGGGTGGAGGCGTTGCGTAACGTGGGGTTCGCCGTCTTCGCAAAACCGAAGATCGATGACGACAGCGACGTCGACAGCGACATGCTCGACCACATTGCCCTGCGCAGAAGCGAAGGACTCGCGGCGGTGTTGGTCGCGTCGGCCGACGGACAGGCCTTCCGGCAACCGCTGGAGGACATCGCCCGCGAAGGCACGCCCGTGCAGGTGCTCGGATTTCGCGAACATGCAAGCTGGGCGCTAGCGTCGGATACCTTGGAGTTTGTCGATCTGGAGGATATTCCTGGTGTTTTCCGGGAACCGCTGCCACGGATCGGCCTGGACTCGCTACCCGAGCAGGGGGCATGGCTGCAGCCGTTCCGGCCGCTGTCATCGCTGCTGACCTCGCGTGTGTAA
- a CDS encoding LLM class flavin-dependent oxidoreductase — protein MEISIALPTFSAPDTPIPDVVSTARHAEALGFDGAWAGDHLSTGAPFLESVVALSAAAAVTERLQLGFGVLLLGLRSEAWIAKQIASLQLLSGGRVLLGVGVGGAPAAEWAAAGALLHERGRRTDLMLQALPDLLAGKTTALRTETGEPTLTLEPAVPTPPVWIGGASDAALRRAVRHGTGWLASLLTPEQIDRLRTRLAEMAGSAAIPRIGTTLFTALGADRARAVRWLESLLVPREVADRMMIGSAREFEDRLGSYAEAGVSHVVVNAGTQNLMAQYDAVAQIAATNAAR, from the coding sequence ATGGAGATCAGCATCGCGCTTCCGACGTTCAGCGCCCCCGATACCCCGATCCCCGACGTCGTTTCGACAGCCCGGCATGCCGAGGCGCTCGGGTTCGACGGGGCATGGGCCGGCGACCATTTGAGCACCGGTGCGCCGTTTCTGGAAAGCGTCGTCGCCCTCAGCGCAGCGGCTGCGGTGACCGAACGGCTGCAGCTCGGGTTCGGTGTTCTACTGCTGGGCTTGCGATCAGAGGCCTGGATTGCCAAGCAGATCGCCTCGCTGCAATTGCTCTCGGGTGGGCGTGTGCTGCTCGGTGTCGGAGTGGGCGGTGCACCTGCCGCCGAGTGGGCCGCAGCGGGAGCACTGCTTCACGAACGGGGCCGACGCACCGACCTGATGCTGCAGGCGTTACCAGACCTTTTGGCCGGCAAGACAACTGCGCTACGGACAGAAACCGGGGAGCCGACGCTCACCCTGGAACCCGCCGTGCCGACGCCGCCGGTGTGGATCGGTGGTGCGTCGGACGCCGCGCTGCGCCGCGCGGTCCGGCACGGGACCGGTTGGCTTGCTTCGCTGTTGACTCCCGAGCAGATCGACCGGCTACGCACCCGGCTGGCCGAGATGGCCGGCAGCGCCGCGATCCCGCGGATCGGCACCACGCTGTTCACCGCACTGGGTGCTGACCGAGCGCGGGCCGTGCGCTGGCTGGAGAGCCTGCTCGTTCCGCGGGAGGTCGCGGACCGGATGATGATCGGTTCAGCACGCGAATTCGAAGACCGGCTGGGGAGTTACGCCGAGGCCGGGGTCTCGCACGTGGTCGTCAACGCGGGAACGCAGAACCTCATGGCACAGTACGATGCGGTCGCGCAGATCGCTGCAACGAACGCGGCACGCTGA
- a CDS encoding MMPL family transporter codes for MFAWWGRTVYRFRYIVIGVMVALCLGGGIYGADLGKHVTQSGFYDEGSQSVQASLIGDEVYGRDRTSHIVAILTPPDDKKVTDKAWQKDVTAELDKVVKDHPDQIEGWVGWLKAPDVASLAAMKTEDGRHTFISVPLKGDDDDAILKNYQTIEPDLQQVNGGDIKLAGLNPLASELTGTIGTDQKRAELAIVPLVAVVLFFVFGGAVAAALPAIIGGLTIAGALGILRFTAEFGPVHFFAQPVVTMMGFGIAIDYGLFIVSRFREELAEGYDTEAAVRRSVMTSGRTVAFSAVIIVASSLPLLLIPLGFLKSITYAIIASVMLAAFLSITVLPATLGILGANVDALGVRTLLRVPFLANWPFSRRIIDWFAEKTQKTKTREEVEQGFWGRLVNVVMKRPIAFAAPILIVMTLLVLPIGSLALAGISEKYLPPDNPVRQSQEEFDRLFPGFRTEQITLVMKRDDGEKITDSQIADMRAKALTVSGFTDPDNNPDAMWKERPATDSGSKDPAVRVIQNGLISRGDAAQKVDELRALQPPRGISVYVGGTPALEQDSIHSLFSRLPLMVTILVITTTVLMFLAFGSIVLPVKAALMSALTLGSTMGILTWMFIDGHGSGVLNYTPQPLMAPMIGLIIAVIWGLSTDYEVFLVSRMVEARERGMSTAESIRIGTATTGRLITGAALVLAVVAGAFAFSDLVMMKYLAFGLLIALLLDATVIRMFLVPAIMKLLGDDCWWAPRWMKRVQEAIGLGETELPDERKRPTVREPAEDERALVGVGSPPPRPLPPHDPTHPAVDTRNQPPPPRTNAPSAAGTTRMAPPPPPPPPGQPPQAQDEEPATTRLAMARNAVRNAVSNAVNSATGNANAATQRTPMPTAQPQKQPPPPPPTPPQREEREIESWLGALRGGPSGSGGATGPKPRLSSEPTTAMPQARPEENLPTTAFSAQRDPNAPDPTTAIPKPPRQRDADPSTEKLNTRDEEPKRRGGGMSAQDLLRREGRL; via the coding sequence GTGTTCGCCTGGTGGGGTCGAACGGTGTACCGGTTCAGGTACATCGTCATCGGTGTCATGGTGGCGCTTTGCCTCGGTGGCGGCATCTACGGGGCCGACCTGGGTAAGCACGTCACGCAAAGCGGCTTTTACGACGAGGGCAGCCAGTCGGTGCAGGCGTCGCTGATCGGCGACGAGGTGTACGGCCGCGACAGAACCAGCCACATCGTGGCGATCCTGACGCCGCCCGATGACAAGAAGGTCACCGACAAGGCGTGGCAGAAGGACGTCACGGCGGAGCTCGACAAGGTGGTCAAGGATCACCCGGACCAGATCGAGGGCTGGGTCGGCTGGCTGAAGGCTCCTGACGTCGCATCGCTCGCCGCGATGAAGACCGAGGACGGCCGCCACACCTTCATCAGCGTCCCGCTCAAGGGCGACGACGACGACGCGATCCTGAAGAACTACCAGACCATCGAACCCGATCTGCAGCAGGTCAACGGCGGCGACATCAAGCTGGCCGGCCTCAACCCGCTGGCCAGTGAGCTGACCGGCACGATCGGCACCGACCAGAAGCGCGCCGAGTTGGCGATCGTCCCGCTGGTCGCCGTCGTGCTGTTCTTCGTGTTCGGCGGTGCGGTCGCGGCCGCGCTGCCGGCCATCATCGGCGGCCTGACCATCGCGGGCGCGTTGGGCATCCTACGGTTCACCGCCGAGTTCGGGCCCGTGCACTTCTTCGCCCAGCCCGTCGTGACCATGATGGGCTTCGGTATCGCGATCGACTACGGCCTGTTCATCGTGAGCCGGTTCCGAGAAGAACTCGCCGAGGGCTACGACACCGAAGCCGCGGTCCGAAGATCGGTGATGACATCGGGCCGCACCGTGGCCTTCTCCGCCGTCATCATCGTGGCGTCGTCGCTGCCACTGCTGCTGATCCCGCTCGGCTTCCTGAAATCGATCACGTACGCGATCATCGCGTCGGTCATGTTGGCGGCGTTCCTGTCCATCACGGTCCTGCCGGCAACTCTGGGCATCTTGGGCGCCAACGTCGACGCGCTCGGCGTACGCACACTGCTGCGGGTGCCGTTCCTGGCCAACTGGCCTTTCTCGCGCCGGATCATCGACTGGTTCGCCGAGAAGACGCAGAAGACCAAGACCCGCGAAGAAGTCGAGCAGGGCTTCTGGGGCCGGCTGGTCAACGTCGTGATGAAGCGGCCGATCGCGTTCGCGGCGCCGATCCTCATCGTGATGACGCTGCTGGTGCTGCCCATCGGCTCGCTCGCGCTTGCCGGCATCAGTGAGAAGTACCTGCCGCCCGACAACCCGGTCCGGCAGTCTCAGGAGGAGTTCGACAGGCTCTTCCCCGGCTTCCGCACCGAGCAGATCACCCTGGTGATGAAGCGCGATGACGGCGAGAAGATCACCGATTCGCAGATCGCCGACATGCGCGCCAAGGCGCTGACGGTTTCGGGCTTCACCGATCCGGACAACAATCCGGACGCCATGTGGAAGGAACGCCCGGCCACCGACAGCGGGTCGAAGGATCCAGCGGTGCGGGTGATCCAGAACGGTCTGATCAGCCGGGGTGATGCCGCGCAGAAGGTCGACGAGCTGCGCGCGCTGCAGCCGCCACGCGGTATCTCGGTGTACGTGGGTGGTACGCCCGCGCTCGAACAGGACTCGATCCACAGCCTGTTCTCTCGGCTGCCGCTCATGGTGACGATCCTGGTCATCACCACCACGGTGCTGATGTTCCTGGCGTTCGGATCGATCGTGCTGCCGGTCAAGGCCGCGTTGATGAGCGCGCTCACCCTTGGCTCGACCATGGGCATCTTGACGTGGATGTTCATCGACGGGCACGGGTCGGGCGTGCTGAACTACACGCCGCAGCCGCTGATGGCACCGATGATCGGCCTGATCATCGCGGTGATCTGGGGCTTGTCGACCGACTACGAGGTGTTCCTGGTCTCCCGCATGGTCGAGGCCCGGGAGCGCGGCATGTCGACCGCGGAGTCCATCCGCATCGGCACCGCCACCACGGGCCGCCTGATCACCGGTGCGGCCCTGGTGCTTGCCGTCGTCGCGGGCGCGTTCGCGTTCTCCGACCTGGTGATGATGAAGTACCTGGCCTTCGGTCTGCTCATCGCGTTGCTGCTGGACGCCACGGTCATCCGAATGTTCCTGGTGCCCGCCATCATGAAGCTGCTCGGCGACGACTGCTGGTGGGCGCCGCGCTGGATGAAGCGCGTGCAGGAGGCCATCGGCCTCGGCGAGACCGAGCTGCCCGACGAGCGCAAGCGTCCCACCGTGCGGGAACCCGCCGAGGACGAGCGCGCGCTGGTCGGCGTCGGCTCACCGCCGCCCCGGCCGCTGCCGCCGCACGACCCGACCCATCCCGCGGTCGATACCCGCAACCAGCCGCCGCCACCGCGCACCAACGCGCCGTCGGCCGCAGGCACCACGCGCATGGCGCCGCCACCGCCGCCGCCCCCACCGGGGCAGCCGCCGCAGGCGCAGGACGAAGAGCCTGCCACCACGCGATTGGCCATGGCGCGCAACGCCGTTCGCAACGCGGTGAGCAATGCCGTGAACAGCGCGACGGGCAACGCCAACGCGGCCACCCAGCGCACGCCGATGCCGACCGCGCAGCCGCAGAAGCAGCCGCCGCCACCGCCGCCCACGCCTCCGCAGCGCGAGGAACGCGAGATCGAGTCGTGGCTCGGCGCGCTGCGCGGCGGCCCGTCGGGCTCGGGTGGCGCCACTGGGCCCAAGCCCCGGCTGTCATCTGAGCCGACGACCGCGATGCCGCAGGCCCGCCCCGAGGAGAACCTGCCGACGACGGCGTTCAGCGCCCAGCGGGATCCCAACGCCCCGGATCCCACGACGGCCATCCCGAAGCCGCCCCGTCAGCGCGACGCGGACCCCTCGACCGAGAAGCTCAACACCCGCGACGAAGAGCCCAAGCGCCGTGGTGGCGGAATGAGCGCTCAGGATCTGCTGCGCCGCGAGGGCCGGCTGTAG
- a CDS encoding lysylphosphatidylglycerol synthase transmembrane domain-containing protein, translated as MSHDAPAQAARDRAGSTRGKYWWLRWLIIGIAVTVLAVELALVWDQLAKAWKSLLSANWWWVFAAVLAAMASMHSFAQIQRTLLKSAGVPVRQWRSEAAFYAGNALSTTMPGGPVLSATFVYRQQRIWGASPLVASWQLVMSGVLQVVGLALLGLGGALMLGASKNPLSLIFSLGGLLAIILLAQAVATRPELIDGIGAKVLSWANSVRGKPAETGLGKWREILQQLESVNLGRRDLGVAFSWSLFNWIADVGCLAFACYAAGGHPSLAGVTVAYAAARAVGSIPLMPGGLLVVEAVLVPGLVSSGMTLASAISAMLIYRLVSWIFISAIGWVVFFFMFRTEKDIDPDASEPTDDTPPEP; from the coding sequence GTGTCACACGACGCGCCGGCACAAGCCGCCCGCGACCGGGCAGGCTCCACGCGCGGCAAGTACTGGTGGCTGCGCTGGCTGATCATCGGCATCGCGGTCACCGTGCTGGCGGTCGAGTTGGCCCTGGTGTGGGACCAGCTGGCCAAGGCCTGGAAGAGCCTGCTGTCAGCCAACTGGTGGTGGGTTTTCGCCGCGGTGCTGGCCGCGATGGCCTCGATGCACAGCTTCGCCCAGATTCAGCGCACGCTGTTGAAGTCGGCCGGTGTCCCCGTCAGGCAGTGGCGCTCGGAGGCCGCGTTCTACGCAGGCAACGCGCTGTCCACCACGATGCCGGGCGGCCCGGTGCTCTCGGCCACCTTCGTCTACCGCCAGCAGCGGATCTGGGGCGCGTCGCCGTTGGTCGCGTCGTGGCAGCTGGTGATGTCCGGCGTGCTCCAGGTGGTCGGCCTGGCCCTGCTCGGTCTCGGCGGCGCCCTGATGCTCGGCGCCAGCAAAAACCCACTGTCCCTTATCTTTTCGCTGGGCGGCCTGCTCGCCATCATCCTGCTGGCGCAGGCCGTGGCCACCAGGCCCGAGCTGATCGACGGGATCGGCGCGAAAGTGCTGTCGTGGGCCAACTCCGTGCGCGGCAAACCCGCCGAAACCGGGCTGGGCAAGTGGCGCGAGATCCTGCAGCAACTCGAGTCGGTCAACCTGGGCCGCCGCGACCTCGGGGTGGCGTTCAGTTGGTCCTTGTTCAACTGGATCGCCGACGTGGGCTGCCTGGCCTTCGCGTGCTACGCGGCCGGCGGGCACCCGTCGCTGGCCGGTGTCACGGTCGCGTACGCCGCCGCGCGCGCCGTCGGATCGATCCCGTTGATGCCGGGCGGCCTGCTCGTGGTCGAGGCCGTGCTGGTGCCGGGCCTGGTGTCCAGCGGTATGACGTTGGCCTCGGCGATCTCGGCGATGCTCATCTACCGCCTGGTGAGCTGGATCTTCATCTCCGCGATCGGATGGGTGGTGTTCTTCTTCATGTTCCGCACCGAGAAGGACATCGACCCGGACGCAAGCGAACCAACAGACGACACCCCACCCGAGCCCTAG
- the trmB gene encoding tRNA (guanosine(46)-N7)-methyltransferase TrmB — MRHHGQMHARRSDVAGGPAPVSDTAGDPAPEPHRLPRVTSFRTRRSTLSAGQQETWDRRWPELGMQARDDDSKPVVNLDTTAWFGRSAPVVLEIGSGTGTSTLAMAMAEPDVDVVAVEVYRKGLAQLLSAIDRAGVTNIRLVRGDGVDVLEHMFGSESLTGVRVFFPDPWPKARHHKRRLLQPATVALIADRLRPGGILHAATDHAGYAEHIAEVGDAEPLLRRVTQDTDGLPISLQRPVTKYEQKALAGPDVTELIWEKRA, encoded by the coding sequence ATGCGCCACCATGGACAAATGCACGCGCGCAGGTCCGATGTCGCCGGCGGACCGGCTCCGGTGTCAGACACTGCCGGCGATCCGGCCCCCGAGCCCCACCGCCTGCCCCGGGTGACCAGCTTCCGCACCCGGCGCTCGACGCTGTCCGCAGGACAACAGGAGACCTGGGACCGCCGTTGGCCCGAGCTGGGCATGCAGGCCCGCGACGACGACTCCAAACCCGTCGTGAACCTCGACACCACGGCGTGGTTCGGCCGGTCGGCGCCCGTGGTGCTCGAGATCGGCTCAGGAACCGGGACTTCGACGCTGGCGATGGCGATGGCCGAACCAGATGTCGACGTCGTGGCCGTCGAGGTCTACCGCAAGGGCCTGGCTCAACTGCTCAGCGCCATCGACCGCGCCGGTGTCACCAACATCCGCTTGGTCCGAGGTGACGGGGTCGACGTGCTCGAGCACATGTTCGGCAGCGAGTCGTTGACCGGCGTGCGGGTGTTCTTCCCCGACCCGTGGCCCAAGGCCCGCCACCACAAGCGCCGACTGCTGCAACCGGCGACCGTCGCGCTCATCGCCGACCGGCTCCGGCCCGGCGGCATCCTGCACGCCGCCACCGACCACGCCGGCTACGCCGAACACATCGCCGAGGTCGGTGACGCCGAACCGCTGCTGCGCCGCGTCACACAAGACACCGACGGGCTGCCGATCTCGTTGCAGCGGCCCGTCACCAAATACGAGCAGAAGGCGCTCGCCGGACCCGACGTCACCGAATTGATCTGGGAGAAACGGGCGTGA
- a CDS encoding M23 family metallopeptidase: protein MRSPILVAALAVVLTACSSARTPESESTTATSPPPAPTPVIASVVADPVPVPATDGRTHLAYELMLTNTMSGNVTVNSVSAMDGDRALLRLSGDSLKYWTRQLGNPATGTNVLGPGQSAFVWLDVVAADPEQLPTGLTHSVDVTVAKPMPPLIPANLTESVGPVSVQTRKPVSISPPLAGEDWLDANSCCDMTAHRMALNPINGKIWAAERFAIDYVQLDAQNRLFTGEAAKVESYPYFGAEIHAVADGPVVAVVDGLPEQTPGVTPSGLTLEQYGGNHIVQDLGDGNYAFYAHLQPQSLKVKVGDQLKTGQVIAALGNSGNSDAPHLHFHVMDGPDPLASNGLPFVLKTFRLDTRLASDTAVEAALNGKPAALQPGFAARDQTEVSPLVLDVMTYATS from the coding sequence ATGCGGTCACCGATCCTCGTCGCGGCGCTCGCGGTCGTCCTGACGGCCTGCTCGTCGGCACGCACCCCCGAGTCGGAGTCGACCACCGCGACCTCGCCGCCACCGGCGCCGACGCCCGTGATCGCGTCGGTGGTCGCGGATCCGGTCCCGGTGCCCGCCACCGACGGCCGCACTCACCTGGCCTACGAACTCATGCTCACCAACACGATGTCGGGCAACGTCACCGTCAACTCGGTCAGCGCCATGGACGGGGACCGGGCGTTGCTGCGGCTGTCCGGGGACAGCCTCAAGTACTGGACCCGCCAGTTGGGCAACCCGGCCACCGGCACCAACGTGCTCGGGCCCGGGCAGAGCGCGTTCGTCTGGCTCGACGTCGTGGCGGCCGATCCGGAACAGCTACCCACCGGGCTGACGCACTCCGTCGACGTCACGGTCGCCAAACCGATGCCGCCGCTGATCCCGGCCAACCTCACGGAATCGGTGGGCCCGGTGTCGGTGCAGACCCGTAAGCCGGTGTCGATCTCGCCACCGCTGGCCGGTGAGGACTGGCTCGACGCCAACAGCTGCTGCGACATGACCGCGCACCGCATGGCCCTCAATCCCATCAACGGAAAGATCTGGGCCGCAGAGCGGTTCGCGATCGATTATGTGCAGCTCGACGCCCAGAACCGGCTGTTCACCGGCGAGGCGGCCAAGGTCGAGAGCTACCCGTACTTCGGCGCCGAGATCCACGCGGTCGCCGACGGACCGGTCGTCGCCGTGGTCGACGGGCTGCCCGAGCAGACCCCCGGCGTCACGCCCAGCGGGCTGACGCTGGAGCAGTACGGCGGCAATCACATCGTGCAGGATCTCGGCGACGGCAACTACGCGTTCTACGCACACCTGCAGCCGCAGAGCCTCAAGGTCAAGGTGGGCGATCAGCTCAAGACCGGCCAGGTCATCGCCGCGCTGGGCAACTCCGGCAACTCCGATGCGCCGCACCTGCACTTCCACGTGATGGACGGGCCGGATCCGTTGGCGTCCAACGGGTTACCATTCGTCCTGAAAACCTTCCGACTGGACACCCGGTTGGCCTCGGACACCGCTGTCGAAGCCGCGCTGAACGGCAAGCCGGCAGCGTTGCAGCCCGGCTTCGCCGCGCGGGACCAAACCGAGGTCAGCCCACTGGTATTGGACGTGATGACATATGCGACGAGCTAG